Proteins encoded by one window of Dioscorea cayenensis subsp. rotundata cultivar TDr96_F1 chromosome 6, TDr96_F1_v2_PseudoChromosome.rev07_lg8_w22 25.fasta, whole genome shotgun sequence:
- the LOC120262976 gene encoding CMP-sialic acid transporter 2, translated as MGIPEGSLTAKPSWRLKSIVTVALTLLTSSQAILIVWSKRAGKYEYSVTTANFSVEALKCALSLAALSRIWKSQGVTEDNRLSTSFDEVKVYPIPAVLYLVKNLLQYYIFAYVDAPAYQILKNLNIISTGVLYRIILNKKLSEIQWAAFVLLSAGCTTAQLNSSSDRVLQTPFQGWIMAIIMALLSGFAGVYTEAIIKKRPSRNINVQNFWLYVFGMLFNIIAIFIQDFDSVMNKGFFHGYSFITICMILNHALSGIAVSMVMKYADNIVKVYSTSVAMLLTAIVSVFLFGYHLSLAFFLGSTVVSVAVYLHSIGKPQR; from the exons ATGGGGATCCCTGAAGGAAGCTTGACTGCTAAACCCAGTTGGAGGCTGAA GTCAATAGTTACAGTTGCATTGACATTGCTCACTAGTTCACAAGCGATCCTAATTGTATGGTCCAAAAGAGCTGGAAAGTATGAATATAGTGTTACAACTGCAAACTTTTCT GTGGAGGCTCTGAAATGTGCTTTATCACTTGCTGCACTTAGCAGGATTTGGAAAAGTCAAGGTGTTACTGAAGATAACAG GTTAAGTACATCTTTCGATGAAGTTAAGGTTTATCCTATTCCTGCAGTACTTTATCTTGTGAAGAACTTACTGCAG TATTACATTTTCGCCTATGTGGATGCCCCTGCTTACCAGATATTGAAGAATCTAAATATCATTAGCACTGGAGTGCTATACCGTATCATCCTAAATAAGAA GTTAAGCGAAATCCAATGGGCTGCATTTGTTCTCCTTTCTGCAGGTTGCACTACAGCACAACTTAACTCTTC CTCTGATCGTGTCCTTCAAACTCCTTTCCAAGGTTGGATAATGGCCATT attatggcacttCTAAGTGGGTTTGCAGGGGTATACACTGAG GCTATTATCAAGAAACGCCCTTCACGAAATATCAATGTGCAGAACTTTTGGTTATATGTCTTTGGAATGTTATTCAACATAATTGCAATTTTCATTCAAGACTTTGATTCGGTTATGAACAA GGGTTTCTTTCATGGCTACTCATTTATCACCATTTGTATGATTCTTAACCATGCCCTGAG TGGGATTGCTGTATCAATGGTTATGAAATATGCTGATAATATTGTCAAG GTGTATTCCACTTCTGTAGCAATGCTTCTAACAGCAATTGTGTCGGTGTTTCTATTTGGTTATCACCTCTCACTTGCCTTTTTCCTTGGATCCAC TGTTGTTTCTGTTGCAGTTTATCTTCATTCCATCGGAAAGCCGCAAAGATGA